The sequence GCTGGAGCAGAATTTGGAAATCTATATAATGAAAGAAAACGAGGCTACATGGAAGCCTTAAAAGATCATAATTTGCCAATAATTGATGAATTGATTGTTGACTTGAAATCGGTTACATATGAAGATGGAGTAAAAGCAAGCAATAAATTATTTGATCTGAAGCCATTACCTGATGGGATTTTTGCCTCTGGAGATATTATAGCCGTAAGTGCCGTGCAAACTGCAAAGAAAAGAGGGATTAAAGTTCCAGAAGATTTGGCAGTCATTGGTTTTAATAATGATCCTATTTCTGAAATAATCGATCCTAATATTTCAACAATTACGCATCCTGCTGAAAAAATGGGAAAAGCGGCTGCCGAAATCATCATAAAAAACTTGAAATCACTTAAAGAGAGTGAAGTGCAAGAAATCACATTCTTAAATACTGAAGTTCTTGTAAGAGAATCGTCAAAAAGAAATAAAGATAAAGACATAAAAAGTAAAGCCTAAGCATTAGATTTCTAGTAACAACATTCTGAAATTTAAAAAAGAGCGTTAGCTCGATCTATATTGTAGAGCCAAATTTCAGTCAGGTTGACGTATGCATTTAATTCAAAGCATTTTTGAGCAATAAAAATTGGCGGATTCATTTTTTCCATTTTTTATTTTCCTATTTTAGAAGAAAGCTCCAAAATGTTTTTGCTGATAATGTTTTTGTCCGAATGCGTTTTGGCTAAACCAAGTGCCATTTCAAAATTATGTTTCGCTTTCAAATTATCAATATCAGTATATAAATTTCCGAGTAGCGAATAATAAAAATGATTTTCGGTCAAATTCAGTTTTTCGGCTTCGATAACGGCTTTTCGTTTTCCCATAACTTTTGATAATGCAAAAGTTCGGTTTAATGCTACAATTGGCGAATATTCCAAAATGATCAAATGATTATAGAGTTCCAGGATGCTTTTCCATTTTTCCGAGGTATCGCTTTTCAGCGTATGCCAATAAGCGATTCCGGCTTCAAGATGATATTTTGAAAGCGTATCTCCAACAGATGATTTTCCTAAGAAATAAGCGCCACGATCAATCAATTCCTGATTCCAAAGCGCTTCGTTTTGATCTTCATACAAAATAATTTCGCCGTTTTCTGAAGTTCTGGCTTCAAATCGGGAAGAGTGAAAGCACATCAGCGCCATCAGAGCATTTGTAGAAGGCAAATTTGTTGTCGCATTCTGAATCAATAAATAGACCAGGCGCATAGCTTCGGCACAAAGATCTTTTCGTAAAGTTGTATTTTGAGAAGTAGAGTAGTAGCCTTCGGAATAAAGCAGGTAAATTGTTTTTAAAACCGTATCGATTCGGTCTTTGATGGCACCAATATTCGGACTTTCAATTTTAATGTTTTCTTCTTTGAGTTTTTCTTTGGCGCGATTTATTCGTTTGTAAATCACTTCTTTATTTGATAAAAAAGCATCTGCAATTTCGCTTATTCCAAAACCGCATAATAAATTCAATGCCAACGCAATTTGCGCTTCATCTGAATTGCAAGGATTGCAAACTGCAAAAATCATCGCCAGCTGACTATCAGCAATATTTTGTTCTGATAAATCAATTTCGATTTCCTCACCATTTAATGGTGAAGTATATTTAATTTCAGAAACGATTTTCTTTTCGAAAATATCCGTTCGCTTAAAATGGTTTTTGGTTTTGTTTTTTGCAACCGTATAAAGCCAAGCCGTCGGATTCTCAGGAATTCCTTTTATTGCCCAAGTCTCCGAAGCGGCCAAAAAAGTATCGCTCACAATATCCTCGGCAATTTCAATATGATGAATCCCAAACAAACTGCAAAGCACCGAAACTATTTTTTGGTACTCTGTTCGGAATAAATTGGGTATAAGCTCTTTGTTTTCCAATTATGAGTTTTGAGTTATGAGTTTTGAGTTTTGAATTATGAGTTTTGAATTATCAACTCCTAATTCATAACTCAAAACTCATAATTATTTTTAAACCGCCATTCTGATTTCAACATTGCCTCCAAAGTTCAAGACAGGGCAATCTTGGGCAATTGCAGTGGCTTCATCATAATCTTTGGCTTTAATAACGATTAATCCACCAATAGATTCTTTGATTTCTACAAAAGGTCCGTCGGTAATTCCTTTGTTTGAAGTTACCAGTTTTCCCTTTCCGTCCCAGCGTTGTAAAGGTCTGGCTAATTTATCTTGAGCAGCAAGACTTCCAAACCAGTTTTGCCATTGTTGCAAATGTTGCTGATATTCTTCTGGCGAAGGCTGGAGTTCTTTGGTTGTAAAATCTCTTCTGAAAATTAATATGAATTCGTTCATTTTGTTTCGTTTAAATGATTTATAAAAAAGAAAGCTGTTTTTATAATGATATAAATTTAGTGTTTTTACCAAAATAAAAACAGCCCAGTTTATTTATCCAAATTGGCCCACTCTGTAAGTTCCAGGAGTATTCGCAAAAGCGATGTTAAGACGATTCCACATGTTGATTGTGCCAATGGCAAGCGTAAGATCGATTAATTCTTCTTCAGAGAATTCAGCTCTTGCGATTTCGTAGATTTCATCTGGCACATCACAAGCATTTACAGCTTCGGCATAAGCAAGTGCAACTCTTTCTCTTTTTGTAAAATACGGAGTTTCTTTCCAAGCGCTTAAACCAAACAAACGCTGTGTTGTTTCGCCATGCGCCATCGCTTCTTTGGTATGCATATCAATACAATAAGCGCAATTGTTGATTTGAGAAATTCTAATTTCGACTAATTCAAAAAGTGATCTTTCAAGTTCTGATTTTTTCAAATAACCGCTAATGCCAAATAATGTTGAGATTGCTTTTTGACCTTTTTCGAATACGTTAATTCTAGTTTCCATGATGTATAATTTTAAATGTTATACCCTAATGACAACTGAACTTTAAGAATTGGACAAAATTTTGAAAAAAAAATGCAGAAAAAATTAAAAGACCAATGTTTTCGGGCTAATTTGAAGGTGTTCAAGCTTTTTTCCGACTAAAGTTTTCTCTCCAACCGACTGAAATCCGAGATTTATATACAATTTTTTGGCATTCGGATTATCTTCATCAACCAATAATCCCAAAGTTTGATTGTTTTTGGTCACATATTCTGCAATCAGAAATTGAAGTATTTTTGAACCAATTCCTTTTCCCTGATATTTCGGATTAACGCCCAAGGAATCAATATAAAATTCACCAGCTTTGGTTTCTAATTCAGGATCAAATTCTCGATTAAAATTGCTTCGGACGTATTCAATTATTGGATTTCTCAAAACTTCTAAATCGGCACCATTATAAATATTTACGGCACCAATGATTTCATTGTTTTCTTCGGCAATAAAACAATTTTGATAGGAATATTGATTGTTTTCTTTCCCAATGAAAAACTGCAGGAAATCTTTCGCGGAAGTGTAATCCTCTTTTTTGATGAATTTATAAATGATGTCTTCCATTGCCAATAATAATATTGGCGCAATTTGTTCTGAATCTGATATTTTAGCTTTTCGGATAATCATTCTTAGTAACCTTTAATTTTAGCAAATTTAAGGTTTATTTAAACACTTAGATGTATAATAGATGCCAAGAAGCTTTGTCAAAGGTTAAAACTTTGACAAAGTTCTATGAAAATATTTTAATGCATTTTGGGATTTCCAAATTGAATAAATCAGAAGCGGTGACGGTTAATAAGCCGAG comes from Flavobacterium sp. KACC 22761 and encodes:
- a CDS encoding RNA polymerase sigma factor is translated as MENKELIPNLFRTEYQKIVSVLCSLFGIHHIEIAEDIVSDTFLAASETWAIKGIPENPTAWLYTVAKNKTKNHFKRTDIFEKKIVSEIKYTSPLNGEEIEIDLSEQNIADSQLAMIFAVCNPCNSDEAQIALALNLLCGFGISEIADAFLSNKEVIYKRINRAKEKLKEENIKIESPNIGAIKDRIDTVLKTIYLLYSEGYYSTSQNTTLRKDLCAEAMRLVYLLIQNATTNLPSTNALMALMCFHSSRFEARTSENGEIILYEDQNEALWNQELIDRGAYFLGKSSVGDTLSKYHLEAGIAYWHTLKSDTSEKWKSILELYNHLIILEYSPIVALNRTFALSKVMGKRKAVIEAEKLNLTENHFYYSLLGNLYTDIDNLKAKHNFEMALGLAKTHSDKNIISKNILELSSKIGK
- a CDS encoding YciI family protein, with the protein product MNEFILIFRRDFTTKELQPSPEEYQQHLQQWQNWFGSLAAQDKLARPLQRWDGKGKLVTSNKGITDGPFVEIKESIGGLIVIKAKDYDEATAIAQDCPVLNFGGNVEIRMAV
- a CDS encoding carboxymuconolactone decarboxylase family protein, which produces METRINVFEKGQKAISTLFGISGYLKKSELERSLFELVEIRISQINNCAYCIDMHTKEAMAHGETTQRLFGLSAWKETPYFTKRERVALAYAEAVNACDVPDEIYEIARAEFSEEELIDLTLAIGTINMWNRLNIAFANTPGTYRVGQFG
- a CDS encoding GNAT family N-acetyltransferase, producing MIIRKAKISDSEQIAPILLLAMEDIIYKFIKKEDYTSAKDFLQFFIGKENNQYSYQNCFIAEENNEIIGAVNIYNGADLEVLRNPIIEYVRSNFNREFDPELETKAGEFYIDSLGVNPKYQGKGIGSKILQFLIAEYVTKNNQTLGLLVDEDNPNAKKLYINLGFQSVGEKTLVGKKLEHLQISPKTLVF